In Planctomycetia bacterium, the following proteins share a genomic window:
- a CDS encoding TIGR00282 family metallophosphoesterase: MEITILCIGDVVGKPGRSIVSQAVPRLVKERGIDCVIANVENAAAGSGLTELLYNKFLRYGVNLMTLGDHIYRKGEIMPVLERSDCAVRPANYPSESVGKEIAVFQTAKGPKVAVVSIMGRLYMRPPCDCPFHAADRVFAKLPRDVNIVIVDMHAEATSEKVAMGWYLNGRASMVFGTHTHIQTADERILDRGTAYITDLGMSGPYDSVLGRRKDRIMRYLMTGLPAPFDVATDDVRMCGALVKVDSDTGKATHIERIRVDADGTSIADHDDD, translated from the coding sequence GTGGAAATCACGATCCTCTGCATCGGGGACGTCGTCGGTAAACCGGGCCGATCCATCGTCTCGCAGGCCGTCCCGCGACTCGTCAAGGAGCGCGGCATCGATTGCGTCATCGCCAACGTCGAAAACGCCGCTGCCGGCTCCGGACTGACCGAGCTCCTATACAACAAATTCCTCCGATACGGCGTCAACCTCATGACGCTTGGCGACCACATCTACCGCAAGGGCGAGATCATGCCCGTCCTGGAGCGCTCCGATTGCGCCGTGCGCCCCGCGAATTATCCTTCCGAATCCGTCGGCAAGGAAATCGCGGTCTTTCAAACCGCAAAGGGCCCGAAAGTCGCCGTCGTCTCGATCATGGGACGACTCTACATGCGGCCGCCCTGCGATTGCCCGTTTCACGCCGCCGATCGCGTCTTCGCCAAGCTCCCGCGCGACGTCAACATCGTCATCGTCGACATGCACGCCGAGGCCACCAGCGAAAAAGTGGCGATGGGCTGGTACCTCAATGGACGCGCGAGCATGGTCTTCGGCACCCACACCCACATCCAGACCGCCGACGAACGCATCCTCGACCGCGGAACCGCCTACATCACCGACCTCGGCATGAGCGGGCCCTACGACAGCGTCCTCGGTAGACGAAAAGACAGAATCATGCGCTACCTGATGACCGGCCTGCCCGCGCCCTTCGACGTCGCCACCGACGACGTCCGCATGTGCGGGGCCCTGGTGAAAGTTGACAGCGACACGGGAAAGGCGACACACATCGAACGAATCCGCGTCGACGCCGACGGAACCTCCATCGCGGACCACGATGACGACTGA
- a CDS encoding GNAT family N-acetyltransferase, whose translation MGEHLRIVPYSASDRDAMIDVVQRVYQEYGFTWEADGYHRDLYTVEDYYLRGGGMFWIALDADRVVGCVGVTLHGTECELHRLYLLPEYRGRRLGRRLLETAMDHGRQSGINRMIAWSDVKLPDAHKLYLKLGFTQQGQRICDDPDKALEYGFWKEPL comes from the coding sequence ATGGGCGAACATCTTCGCATCGTGCCCTATTCGGCGAGCGATCGTGACGCGATGATCGACGTCGTCCAGCGCGTCTATCAGGAGTACGGCTTCACCTGGGAGGCCGACGGCTATCACCGCGATCTCTATACCGTCGAGGATTACTACCTGCGCGGCGGCGGCATGTTCTGGATCGCTCTCGACGCCGACCGCGTCGTCGGCTGCGTCGGCGTGACGCTTCACGGGACCGAGTGCGAATTGCACAGGCTCTACCTGCTCCCGGAATATCGCGGACGCCGGCTCGGCCGCCGCCTACTGGAAACGGCAATGGACCACGGCCGTCAATCCGGCATCAATCGCATGATCGCCTGGAGCGACGTAAAGCTGCCCGACGCCCATAAGCTCTATCTCAAGCTGGGATTCACTCAGCAGGGGCAGCGCATCTGCGACGATCCCGACAAGGCGCTTGAGTACGGATTCTGGAAGGAGCCGCTGTGA
- the xseA gene encoding exodeoxyribonuclease VII large subunit, whose translation MSKRKPTGRPPFDPSKVKPDDEPSLFGPSPEEPKSPPKDGASQLPAPAPKLYTVSDLNRMVKAAIIAALPGSVSVLGELSNLSRPSGGHVYFTLKDASSEVRCVMWRSDAARLRFAPEDGMEVIVTGEVDVYEPRGQYQLYARRLEPRGVGALEIAFRQLKERLEREGLFDPARKRPIPAVPRRIAVITSPTGAAIRDILQTIERRYPCVSIYVFPVKVQGDGAKEEIADAIARVNRSSAKLGGIDVMIVGRGGGSLEDLWAFNEEHVARAIFNSEIPIVSAVGHEVDFTIADYVADLRAATPTAAAELVVPQLTDLIAGLDTQTHRLSRAALRAVESATSRLSMLERCEWFRDPLGRIGHRQQQLDEVTGRLRLAISRRLSACSAALHESEMRLAKVRPEVQLGRRRELLGEIEHRLRWAQGHFNLKLERRLAAVESRLRVSSPNRLVQQGAIVLGHLTDRLTRGQQTRLRDCQHGLDALEARILAASSEAVLRRGYTITRSADGRLIRSPADTDAGEQIVTQTAGGEIRSRVESSDDES comes from the coding sequence GTGAGCAAGCGAAAGCCAACCGGCCGGCCGCCCTTCGACCCAAGCAAGGTAAAGCCCGACGACGAGCCCAGCCTCTTCGGCCCGTCGCCGGAAGAACCCAAATCGCCCCCCAAAGATGGCGCGTCCCAACTCCCCGCCCCCGCGCCAAAGCTCTACACCGTCAGCGACCTGAACCGGATGGTAAAAGCCGCCATCATCGCCGCACTGCCCGGCAGCGTCAGCGTCCTCGGCGAATTGTCCAACCTGTCCCGGCCGTCGGGAGGGCACGTCTATTTCACCTTGAAAGACGCATCCAGCGAAGTCCGCTGCGTCATGTGGCGTTCCGACGCGGCCCGGTTGCGCTTCGCGCCCGAAGACGGCATGGAAGTCATCGTCACCGGCGAAGTCGATGTCTACGAACCGCGCGGACAGTATCAACTTTACGCCCGCCGTTTGGAACCGCGCGGCGTCGGCGCGCTGGAGATCGCCTTTCGCCAGCTCAAGGAGCGACTGGAGCGCGAGGGTCTCTTCGACCCGGCCCGCAAGCGCCCGATTCCCGCCGTGCCCAGACGGATCGCCGTCATCACCAGCCCGACCGGCGCAGCCATCCGAGACATCCTGCAAACCATCGAGCGCCGTTACCCCTGCGTGTCGATCTACGTCTTCCCCGTCAAAGTGCAGGGCGACGGCGCGAAGGAAGAAATCGCCGACGCCATCGCCCGCGTGAATCGATCCAGCGCGAAGTTGGGCGGCATCGACGTCATGATCGTCGGTCGCGGCGGCGGCTCCCTCGAAGACCTGTGGGCCTTTAATGAGGAACACGTCGCCCGCGCCATCTTCAACAGCGAGATTCCAATCGTCAGCGCCGTCGGCCATGAAGTCGACTTCACCATCGCCGACTACGTCGCCGACCTCCGCGCCGCAACCCCGACCGCGGCGGCCGAGCTCGTCGTCCCACAATTGACCGACCTCATCGCAGGGCTCGACACGCAAACCCACCGCCTCTCCCGCGCCGCCCTGCGCGCCGTGGAGTCTGCGACTTCGCGCTTGTCCATGCTGGAGCGCTGCGAGTGGTTCCGTGATCCGCTCGGCCGCATCGGCCATCGCCAACAGCAGTTGGACGAAGTCACCGGCCGCCTGCGCCTGGCGATCTCGCGCCGATTGTCCGCATGCAGCGCCGCCCTGCATGAATCCGAAATGAGACTCGCAAAGGTGCGGCCCGAGGTCCAGCTAGGCCGCCGCCGCGAATTGCTCGGCGAAATCGAGCACCGCCTCCGCTGGGCACAAGGCCACTTCAACCTCAAACTCGAACGCCGACTCGCCGCCGTCGAATCCCGCCTTCGCGTCTCATCGCCCAACCGCCTCGTGCAGCAGGGCGCCATCGTCCTCGGTCATCTGACCGATCGCCTGACTCGCGGCCAGCAAACTCGCCTGCGGGATTGCCAGCACGGGCTCGACGCGCTCGAAGCCCGAATCCTCGCCGCAAGCTCCGAGGCCGTCCTGCGACGCGGCTACACCATCACCCGATCGGCCGACGGTCGCCTGATCCGAAGCCCCGCCGACACCGACGCCGGCGAGCAGATTGTCACCCAGACGGCAGGCGGAGAAATCCGAAGTCGTGTAGAATCGTCGGACGACGAAAGTTAA
- a CDS encoding polyprenyl synthetase family protein → MDTAIADDVITSLRTTASEVDAAMRRWLEGPANTPLRLLEAMRYSLEAGGKRLRPALVLWSAELCGGSPTAAMPAALAVECVHTFSLIHDDLPALDNDDIRRGRPSSHKAFGEATAILAGDGLLALAFEILATDTPDADSAVAMVRELSAATGWRGMIGGEAADIEGEKQPPSVEVVEQIHAAKTARLIEASCRMGAIAARADSRTQDALVRYGRHLGLAFQAADDLLDETGAVESLGKPVRRDHQNGKQTYPRVVGVEASRRLADDLTQKAIDSLKPFGEHAAKLVALARYVVAREC, encoded by the coding sequence ATGGATACGGCAATCGCTGACGACGTCATCACATCGCTACGCACCACAGCATCCGAGGTTGACGCCGCGATGCGTCGATGGCTCGAAGGCCCGGCAAATACGCCGCTGAGGCTGCTCGAAGCGATGCGCTACAGCCTGGAAGCGGGGGGCAAGCGCCTTCGACCGGCCCTCGTCCTCTGGTCCGCCGAGCTTTGCGGCGGTTCGCCGACGGCGGCAATGCCCGCGGCCCTCGCCGTCGAGTGCGTCCACACCTTCAGCCTCATCCACGACGACCTTCCCGCTCTGGACAACGACGACATCCGCCGCGGCCGACCTTCCAGTCATAAGGCCTTCGGCGAGGCGACCGCTATCCTCGCCGGTGACGGCCTTCTGGCACTGGCGTTTGAAATCCTCGCCACCGACACCCCCGACGCCGACTCGGCCGTCGCCATGGTCCGCGAGCTCTCCGCCGCCACCGGCTGGCGCGGAATGATCGGCGGTGAGGCCGCCGACATCGAAGGCGAAAAGCAGCCGCCCTCCGTCGAAGTCGTCGAGCAAATCCACGCCGCAAAAACCGCCCGACTCATCGAGGCGAGTTGCCGTATGGGCGCCATCGCCGCCCGTGCCGATTCCCGTACGCAAGACGCCCTGGTCCGATATGGCCGCCACCTCGGCCTCGCCTTCCAGGCGGCCGACGATCTGCTCGATGAAACCGGGGCTGTAGAGTCCCTGGGCAAGCCGGTACGCCGCGACCATCAAAACGGCAAACAAACTTACCCACGAGTCGTAGGAGTAGAGGCCAGTCGCCGCCTCGCGGATGATCTGACGCAAAAGGCGATTGATTCACTGAAACCATTTGGCGAGCACGCCGCAAAGCTGGTCGCGCTCGCCCGATACGTAGTGGCAAGGGAGTGCTGA
- a CDS encoding TolB family protein, which yields MQTQQGTRIAIIVTVICGGCAKPAFVLNPDATPEANWAESESRYLSNVRQLTFTEMGLDRSGEAYFSPDMRRIIFQAYPKGESKYQMFTLELDQNGHALPGTLKQVSPGGGACTCGYFAPDGKSIIYASSYLHPDMENPNKYHREGSTYTWDMPGGMDILRADVDGSNPKQVTDTPGYDAECAFSPDGKFIVFSSDRNGNPDLYIMRADGTLVRRLTDKPGYDGGPFFSPDGQRVIFRADRNQDDHLQLFVINADGTGERQLTTHSDIVNWAPYWLPDGKSVVFTTSIHGHRNYEVYWLNIETGAQRRITYSPRFDGLPVISPDGRKMMWTSQRGPDGSSQIFIADFDSPQ from the coding sequence ATGCAAACCCAGCAGGGTACACGGATTGCGATCATTGTTACCGTTATCTGCGGAGGCTGTGCAAAGCCGGCATTCGTGCTGAATCCTGACGCAACGCCAGAAGCGAACTGGGCGGAAAGCGAATCCCGCTACCTCTCCAACGTCCGCCAGCTCACTTTCACGGAAATGGGATTGGACCGTTCCGGCGAGGCGTATTTCAGCCCCGACATGCGGCGCATCATCTTCCAGGCGTATCCCAAAGGCGAGTCGAAATACCAGATGTTCACGCTGGAGCTCGATCAGAACGGCCACGCGCTGCCGGGCACGCTCAAGCAAGTCAGCCCCGGCGGCGGCGCGTGCACCTGCGGGTACTTTGCGCCGGACGGCAAGAGCATCATCTACGCCTCGAGCTATCTTCATCCCGACATGGAGAACCCAAATAAGTATCACCGCGAAGGCAGCACCTACACATGGGACATGCCCGGCGGGATGGACATATTGCGCGCTGACGTCGACGGCTCGAACCCGAAGCAAGTCACCGACACGCCGGGATACGACGCCGAGTGCGCCTTCAGCCCTGACGGGAAATTCATCGTCTTTTCCAGCGACCGCAACGGGAACCCCGACCTATACATCATGCGCGCCGACGGCACGCTTGTGCGCCGACTCACCGACAAACCGGGCTATGACGGCGGGCCGTTTTTTTCACCCGATGGCCAGCGCGTCATTTTCCGCGCCGATCGGAATCAGGACGATCACCTTCAGCTTTTTGTGATCAACGCCGACGGCACCGGCGAGCGGCAGCTCACGACGCACAGCGACATCGTCAATTGGGCCCCCTACTGGCTGCCGGACGGCAAGTCGGTTGTCTTCACGACGAGCATTCACGGGCACCGCAACTACGAGGTCTATTGGCTGAACATCGAAACGGGCGCGCAGCGACGCATCACTTACAGCCCACGCTTCGACGGGCTGCCGGTGATCAGCCCGGACGGCAGGAAGATGATGTGGACGAGCCAGCGCGGGCCGGACGGATCGAGCCAGATCTTCATTGCGGATTTTGACTCGCCCCAATAA
- the xseB gene encoding exodeoxyribonuclease VII small subunit, whose translation MSKAEPTFEEAMKRLETIVQAIEQGKIGLEESIKQYEEGMALIRRCRGVLSDAELKIQHLQAAGADGAEVVPGSTNAR comes from the coding sequence ATGTCCAAAGCCGAACCCACATTCGAAGAAGCCATGAAGCGGCTGGAAACAATCGTCCAGGCCATTGAGCAGGGCAAGATCGGCCTCGAAGAGTCGATCAAACAGTACGAAGAAGGCATGGCCCTGATCCGTCGCTGCCGGGGAGTCCTGTCAGACGCCGAGTTGAAGATTCAGCACCTCCAGGCCGCCGGCGCCGATGGCGCCGAAGTCGTGCCCGGCTCGACGAACGCCAGGTAG
- a CDS encoding HlyC/CorC family transporter — protein sequence MSPHLIDRLIENLPAFALIGTLIIASAMASASETALFALTRKQLQDLAGFNTVSARKVAQLRADPRGLLSTLLLTNTAINMLLYSVLGVTSVRLSGGSTAVATVFGIGGFVVTVFGAEILPKQIALILSVKLSLMIAPAIRGLVIATSPLRWLLENVFVEPLIRLVSGTTLPASSIAAEELQELVSICEDGGLIDDRENRIIHHVFELAETRVSALMVPRVDFSAFNIAHDRHDLEKLFKTARLLRMPVYEGTIDNIIGTVAARDTFLYPDKPIREMLKPVQFVPEQAGAESVLQHFRHTGTQMAIVVDEYGGLAGVIAMEDIVEAIVGNLSAPGETGDEPRLVRLGPNTFTVDAAMDIDDFRRAFELPIEDTRFETVGGLIVESFGRLPEPGDEVTIGHVVLRVMVMRKRRVFRAMVTLLKPTGENADLSLLLAADAKSTADRREGGAA from the coding sequence ATGTCACCTCACCTGATCGACAGACTCATCGAGAATCTCCCCGCCTTTGCGCTTATCGGGACGCTGATCATCGCCAGCGCCATGGCCTCGGCGAGCGAGACCGCGCTCTTCGCGCTGACGCGCAAGCAACTTCAGGATCTGGCGGGGTTCAATACCGTCAGTGCTCGAAAAGTCGCCCAGCTTCGGGCCGATCCGCGCGGGCTTCTGTCCACGCTTCTGCTGACCAATACAGCGATCAACATGCTGTTGTATTCCGTCCTGGGGGTCACGTCGGTCCGGCTTTCCGGCGGATCGACGGCCGTGGCGACGGTCTTCGGCATTGGTGGTTTTGTGGTCACCGTGTTCGGGGCGGAAATCCTCCCCAAACAAATCGCACTGATACTCAGCGTCAAGCTCTCGCTGATGATCGCGCCCGCCATTCGGGGTCTGGTCATTGCAACGTCCCCCCTTCGCTGGCTGCTGGAGAACGTCTTCGTTGAGCCTCTGATTCGGCTGGTCAGCGGCACGACGCTGCCGGCCTCATCGATCGCCGCGGAAGAATTGCAGGAGCTTGTCAGCATCTGCGAGGACGGCGGGCTGATTGATGATCGAGAAAACAGAATCATTCATCACGTCTTCGAGCTGGCCGAAACGCGCGTCAGCGCCCTGATGGTGCCACGGGTGGACTTCAGCGCCTTCAATATTGCGCATGATCGCCACGACCTCGAAAAGCTGTTCAAGACCGCCCGGCTTCTGCGAATGCCCGTCTATGAAGGCACGATCGACAACATCATCGGAACCGTCGCCGCACGTGATACGTTTCTGTATCCGGACAAGCCGATCCGCGAGATGCTCAAGCCGGTTCAATTCGTACCCGAACAGGCGGGCGCCGAGTCGGTTCTCCAGCACTTTCGGCATACGGGCACGCAGATGGCCATCGTGGTGGATGAGTACGGCGGGCTCGCCGGGGTCATCGCCATGGAGGATATCGTCGAGGCCATCGTCGGAAATCTCTCGGCGCCGGGCGAGACGGGCGATGAACCGCGCCTCGTTCGATTAGGCCCCAACACGTTCACCGTCGATGCCGCCATGGACATTGACGACTTCCGCCGGGCCTTTGAGCTTCCCATCGAGGACACGCGATTCGAAACGGTGGGCGGCCTCATCGTCGAGTCATTCGGCAGGCTGCCGGAACCCGGCGACGAAGTGACGATCGGCCATGTGGTCTTGCGCGTCATGGTCATGCGGAAGCGGCGCGTATTTCGGGCCATGGTGACACTTCTCAAACCGACCGGGGAAAACGCCGACCTGTCGCTGCTGCTCGCCGCCGACGCCAAATCGACGGCCGATCGTCGGGAAGGAGGCGCCGCATGA
- a CDS encoding sulfite exporter TauE/SafE family protein — MTYFWLVIIGLAGGASGGLLGIGGSAVMIPGLVLLLGPDKQHLYQAAAMIVNFFVVGPAVLRHTQVRAMLRPVTRWMIPSAIVGAVLGVFVSELPMFRGSGQGYLQITFAAFLAYVIAYNLIRLGSGHRFQKMTEADSAKLSKSLIVAAVGLPSGLLGGLLGVGGGLVAVPAQQVALRIPLTNAIANSASTILWSSVVGAIAKNSRLTEHGFTIRESLMLALCLVPSAMIASYFTAAKVHRWPVRVIRYALVALLLYSAYLLATKGWAQAHG; from the coding sequence ATGACGTATTTCTGGCTGGTGATCATCGGACTTGCGGGCGGCGCCAGCGGCGGGCTGCTGGGTATCGGCGGCTCCGCGGTGATGATCCCCGGGTTGGTCCTGCTGCTCGGACCGGACAAGCAGCATCTCTATCAAGCGGCGGCGATGATCGTGAACTTCTTCGTCGTCGGGCCGGCGGTCCTGCGGCACACTCAGGTGCGGGCGATGCTGCGGCCCGTTACTCGATGGATGATTCCCAGCGCGATCGTCGGCGCGGTGCTGGGTGTGTTCGTCAGCGAGCTGCCGATGTTTCGCGGCAGCGGTCAGGGGTATTTGCAGATTACGTTCGCCGCGTTTCTGGCTTACGTGATCGCCTACAACCTCATAAGGCTTGGATCGGGTCACCGTTTTCAGAAGATGACGGAGGCGGACTCGGCGAAGTTGTCCAAGTCGCTGATCGTGGCCGCCGTCGGCCTGCCGTCCGGCCTGCTCGGCGGCCTGCTCGGCGTCGGCGGGGGGCTGGTGGCCGTCCCCGCGCAGCAGGTGGCCCTGCGCATTCCCCTGACCAACGCCATCGCCAATTCGGCCAGCACGATCTTGTGGTCGAGCGTCGTCGGCGCGATTGCGAAGAACAGCCGGCTGACCGAGCACGGATTCACGATCCGTGAGTCGCTGATGCTGGCGCTGTGTCTCGTGCCGTCGGCGATGATCGCCTCATACTTCACCGCGGCGAAGGTCCACCGCTGGCCGGTGCGCGTCATTCGATACGCCCTCGTGGCACTTTTGCTCTACAGCGCATATCTGCTCGCGACCAAAGGCTGGGCCCAGGCTCACGGGTAG
- a CDS encoding 1-deoxy-D-xylulose-5-phosphate synthase, producing MNNILPTLSSPDALRAFSQAELLQLATEIRERIIQVVGKNGGHLASNLGVVELTMALHHVFDFKHDRLLWDVGHQAYVHKLLTGRHARFDTLRKAGGISGFPNTDESEYDLFNVGHAGTAIATAVGMARGASLMSDDRRVVAVVGDASIFNGVAFEGLNQAGTLRRQLLVVLNDNSMGIAPTQGGMAEYLAKFRVSTVYEDLKRGVKRYLPSVPLIGKPALQALDHLKEGLKATVSPHQIFEQLGFIYVGPTDGHDLEHLIELLGVLKDVQHPVLLHVHTQKGKGAEWALAEPTKFHSPKPFKVEGCRVEIQKGGVSYTSAFADALIKVAREDSRVFALTAAMPDGTGLNKFQEQIPERYLDGGIAESATVDIAAGMCKAGMRPVTAIYSTFLQRAFDQIFQEVVLQGLPVIFALDRAGLVGGDGPVHHGFADIAYLRVFPKMVLMAPADAAEIESALRFALSQDAPAAIRYPRDTIPEPLFADGQTPAFELGRSVTLREGDDAVILAYGSTCRAALDAAEVLSVDGIETRVVNARFAKPVDQEMVGSALALGVPVLTVEDHSVSGGFGSAVLETAGDLGLAADKVIILGMPADRFVAHGPRIGQLAECGIDAAGIAASVREALGAPKTSVSDAALQRARDLAYVPTADET from the coding sequence ATGAATAATATCCTACCCACACTGAGTTCGCCCGATGCGCTGCGGGCATTTTCGCAGGCCGAGCTTCTCCAGTTGGCGACCGAGATTCGCGAGCGGATCATCCAGGTCGTCGGCAAGAACGGAGGTCACCTCGCCAGCAACCTCGGCGTTGTCGAACTGACAATGGCCTTGCACCACGTCTTCGACTTCAAGCACGATCGTTTGCTTTGGGATGTCGGCCACCAGGCCTACGTCCACAAGCTGCTCACCGGCCGCCACGCTCGGTTCGACACCCTGCGCAAGGCCGGCGGAATCAGCGGCTTTCCAAATACCGACGAAAGCGAATACGACCTTTTTAACGTCGGCCACGCCGGCACCGCCATTGCCACCGCCGTCGGCATGGCCCGCGGCGCTTCGCTCATGAGCGATGACCGCCGCGTCGTCGCGGTCGTCGGCGACGCCAGCATCTTCAACGGCGTCGCCTTCGAGGGGCTCAATCAGGCCGGCACCCTGCGCCGTCAACTGCTCGTCGTGCTCAACGACAATTCGATGGGCATCGCCCCCACCCAGGGCGGCATGGCCGAGTACCTCGCCAAGTTCCGCGTCAGCACCGTTTACGAAGACCTGAAGCGCGGCGTGAAGCGCTACCTGCCCAGCGTTCCGCTCATCGGCAAGCCCGCCCTCCAGGCCCTCGATCACTTGAAAGAGGGCCTCAAGGCCACTGTCTCTCCGCATCAGATCTTCGAGCAGCTGGGCTTCATCTACGTCGGCCCGACCGACGGCCACGACTTGGAGCATCTCATCGAGCTGCTCGGTGTCCTCAAGGACGTTCAGCACCCCGTCCTGCTCCACGTTCACACGCAAAAGGGCAAGGGTGCCGAATGGGCCCTCGCCGAGCCCACCAAGTTCCACAGCCCCAAGCCCTTCAAGGTCGAAGGGTGCCGCGTCGAGATCCAAAAGGGCGGCGTCAGCTATACCTCCGCCTTCGCCGATGCCCTCATCAAGGTCGCCCGCGAGGATTCGCGAGTCTTTGCCCTCACCGCGGCCATGCCCGACGGCACCGGGCTGAACAAGTTTCAGGAGCAGATTCCCGAGCGCTACCTCGACGGCGGCATCGCCGAAAGCGCCACCGTCGACATCGCCGCAGGCATGTGCAAGGCAGGCATGCGTCCCGTCACCGCGATCTACTCCACATTCCTCCAGCGCGCCTTCGATCAGATCTTCCAGGAAGTCGTCCTGCAGGGGCTCCCGGTCATCTTCGCCCTCGATCGCGCAGGCCTCGTCGGTGGTGACGGCCCCGTCCATCACGGTTTCGCCGACATCGCCTATCTCCGCGTCTTCCCGAAGATGGTCCTGATGGCCCCGGCCGACGCCGCGGAGATCGAGTCCGCCCTTCGCTTTGCCTTGTCGCAGGATGCCCCCGCGGCCATCCGCTATCCGCGCGACACCATCCCCGAGCCGCTCTTCGCCGACGGCCAGACGCCCGCATTCGAGCTGGGCCGCTCCGTCACCCTGCGCGAAGGCGACGATGCCGTGATCCTGGCATACGGCTCCACCTGCCGCGCCGCCTTGGATGCGGCTGAGGTGCTCTCGGTCGACGGTATAGAGACGCGCGTCGTCAACGCCCGCTTCGCCAAGCCGGTCGATCAGGAGATGGTCGGTTCGGCCCTGGCCCTCGGCGTCCCGGTCCTCACGGTCGAAGATCATTCCGTCAGCGGCGGCTTCGGTTCCGCCGTTCTGGAGACCGCCGGCGACCTCGGCCTCGCCGCCGACAAGGTGATCATCCTCGGCATGCCCGCCGACCGCTTCGTGGCCCACGGCCCCCGCATCGGCCAGCTCGCCGAGTGCGGCATCGACGCCGCCGGCATCGCCGCCTCAGTCCGCGAAGCGCTGGGCGCGCCCAAAACAAGCGTCTCCGACGCCGCCCTCCAACGCGCCCGCGACCTGGCATATGTCCCCACCGCCGACGAGACGTAA
- a CDS encoding RNA-binding protein, translating to MGKKLYVGNLPFTMSGSELEQLFAAHGTVTSAQVISDRETGRSKGFGFVEMASDSEAQAAIDALNGQQNGGRALTVNEARPKENRSGGGGGGGRGFGGGGGGRGGYGGGGGGRDRY from the coding sequence ATGGGCAAGAAACTGTATGTCGGCAATCTTCCTTTCACAATGAGTGGTTCGGAGCTTGAGCAGCTCTTCGCCGCACACGGCACTGTCACCAGCGCCCAGGTCATCTCCGATCGCGAGACTGGCCGGAGCAAGGGTTTCGGTTTCGTGGAAATGGCTTCGGACAGCGAGGCCCAGGCGGCCATCGATGCCCTGAACGGCCAGCAGAATGGCGGTCGCGCTTTGACCGTCAATGAAGCTCGCCCGAAGGAGAATCGTAGCGGTGGCGGCGGCGGCGGTGGTCGCGGCTTTGGCGGCGGCGGCGGTGGTCGCGGCGGCTACGGCGGCGGCGGCGGCGGTCGCGATCGCTACTAA